Proteins encoded in a region of the Drosophila sechellia strain sech25 chromosome 2L, ASM438219v1, whole genome shotgun sequence genome:
- the LOC6617729 gene encoding CUGBP Elav-like family member 1 isoform X6 — MLNKKLNENDVRKLFEVHGAIEECTVLRDQNGQSKGCAFVTFATKHAAISAIKVTLSQNKIMEGCTSPLVVKFADTQKEKEQKKIQQIQANLWNLASNINIPLGQTATSVTTPILPNPPQQPSPVLGADAITPASIQLLQQLQAVGLQHQLLQALTGLGAQQSSSATDTSAVAAAGLLTPMTVQNLAAIAAMTQPSLSNAAAAAAAATSPGSAQLTNTAALLCLLGKKAAAKKSAKKTGSDPNPMASAYMSTAAGLPQFGSASALSTSPLASVALSAAAAAAAGKQIEGPEGCNLFIYHLPQEFTDTDLASTFLPFGNVISAKVFIDKQTSLSKCFGFVSFDNPDSAQVAIKAMNGFQVGTKRLKVQLKKPKDSKPY, encoded by the exons ATGCTAAACAAGAAGCTGAACGAGAACGACGTTCGCAAGCTATTTGAAGTCCACGGAGCCATCGAGGAGTGCACCGTCCTTCGGGACCAGAACGGACAGAGCAAGGGTTGTGCCTTCGTCACATTCGCCACCAAGCACGCTGCCATTTCGGCCATCAAAGTG ACCCTGAGCCAGAACAAGATCATGGAGGGCTGCACATCGCCGCTGGTCGTCAAGTTCGCCGATACGCAAAAGGAGAAGGAGCAGAAAAAGATCCAGCAAATTCAGGCCAACCTCTGGAATCTGGCCAGCAACATTAACATACCGCTGGGCCAAACGGCCACCAGCGTGACCACGCCCATCCTGCCCAATCCGCCGCAGCAGCCTTCGCCGGTTCTCGGCGCAGATGCCATCACCCCGGCCTCCATCcaactgctgcagcagctgcaggcgGTGGGACTGCAGCACCAGTTGTTGCAAG CCCTCACAGGACTGGGAGCCCAGCAGAGCAGCTCGGCGACGGACACCAGCGCTGTGGCGGCCGCAGGACTTTTGACCCCGATGACCGTCCAGAATCTAGCGGCCATTGCGGCCATGACGCAGCCGAGTCTCTCGAATGCCGCCGCGGCAGCCGCCGCTGCCACATCGCCAGGAAGCGCCCAACTGACCAACACGGCTGCACTGCTCT GCCTCTTGGGTAAAAAGGCTGCAGCCAAAAAATCAG CTAAAAAGACAG GGTCCGATCCGAATCCAATGGCATCGGCATATATGTCAACAGCCGCCGGTCTGCCGCAATTCGGGAGCGCCAGTGCATTGTCCACTTCGCCGCTGGCCAGCGTTGCCCTCAGCgccgcagccgccgccgcagcGGGAAAGCAGATTGAAG GACCCGAGGGCTGTAACCTTTTCATCTACCATCTGCCGCAGGAGTTCACCGATACGGATCTGGCCTCCACGTTCCTGCCCTTCGGCAATGTGATCTCGGCCAAGGTGTTCATCGACAAACAGACGAGCCTGTCGAAGTGCTTCGGCTTCGTCTCCTTCGACAATCCAGACTCGGCCCAGGTGGCCATAAAGGCGATGAACGGCTTCCAGGTGGGCACCAAGCGTCTCAAGGTGCAGCTGAAGAAGCCCAAGGACTCGAAGCCCTACTAG